One genomic window of Solanum dulcamara chromosome 10, daSolDulc1.2, whole genome shotgun sequence includes the following:
- the LOC129870096 gene encoding methyl-CpG-binding domain-containing protein 11-like isoform X1: MAKSVEKNEVVSIELPAPPGWNKKFLPKKGGTPKKNGIVFTAPTGEEITTRKQLEQYLKSHPGGPPVADFDWGTGEMPRRSARITEKVKATQSPAESEPAKKRGRKSLSSKKDSKDKEVPKETEAAKDDDMEEAEKHEKDTAAMEAEKDVEKEQDENQNEPQDGESELVKKDEIQSSENDVVKENLDEGQIVDDKVEDAQVEKDVEMADNVGHSKDVEEAPVDKTADGPDATKINEEEKDVQVQEVEKIPTEEAHVEKDVKMADNDVEEEAPADKTAVGPEAAKINEEGKDVQIQEVEILPTEEAQVEQDVKMTDNIGHPDDVEDVPADKEADGPEATKINEGKDVQVQEAENKRTEEAQVEKDVNDVEEEKDVLVQEVENIPTEAEKFDSSAAEEKNHQAVGEQKTSAAAKSTDDQDNLMNIEKSKVEGEVTENGSNANEAKP; this comes from the exons ATGGCGAAATCAGTGGAGAAAAATGAAGTTGTGTCCATTGAGCTTCCGGCTCCTCCTGGTTGGAACAAGAAG TTTCTACCTAAAAAAGGAGGTACTCCAAAGAAGAACGGCATCGTATTTACTGCACCAACAGGGGAGGAGATCACCACAAGAAAACAGTTGGAACAGTACCTGAAGTCACACCCTGGTGGTCCGCCAGTAGCGGACTTTGATTGGGGAACTGGTGAAATGCCAAGAAGATCCGCTAGGATCACTGAAAAGGTGAAGGCAACTCAATCTCCAGCAGAAAGTGAGCCTGCTAAGAAACGAGGCAGAAAGTCGTTGTCTTCGAAGAAGGATTCCAAAGACAAAGAAGTCCCTAAAGAAACTGAAGCAGCAAAGGATGATGACATGGAGGAAGCTGAAAAGCATGAGAAGGATACTGCAGCAATGGAAGCTGAGAAAGATGTTGAAAAAGAACAAGACGAGAACCAAAATGAACCTCAAGATGGAGAAAGTGAATTGGTGAAGAAAGATGAAATCCAATCTTCTGAGAATGATGTTGTGAAGGAGAACTTAGATGAAGGCCAAATTGTCGACGACAAAGTAGAAGATGCTCAAGTTGAGAAAGATGTTGAGATGGCTGATAACGTTGGACATTCTAAAGATGTTGAAGAGGCTCCTGTTGATAAAACAGCTGATGGTCCTGATGCTACTAAAATTAACGAGGAGGAAAAGGATGTACAGGTTCAAGAAGTAGAAAAGATACCTACTGAAGAAGCTCACGTCGAGAAGGACGTCAAAATGGCAGATAATGATGTTGAAGAGGAGGCCCCTGCTGATAAAACAGCTGTTGGTCCTGAAGCTGCTAAAATTAACGAGGAGGGAAAGGATGTACAGATTCAAGAAGTAGAAATATTACCTACCGAGGAAGCTCAGGTTGAGCAAGATGTCAAAATGACTGATAACATTGGACATCCCGACGATGTTGAAGATGTCCCTGCAGATAAAGAAGCTGATGGTCCTGAAGCTACTAAAATAAATGAGGGAAAGGATGTACAGGTTCAAGAAGCAGAAAACAAACGGACTGAAGAAGCTCAGGTTGAGAAAGATGTCAACGATGTTGAAGAGGAAAAGGATGTACTGGTTCAAGAAGTAGAAAACATTCCTACTGAAGCAGAAAAATTCGACTCTAGCGCTGCTGAGGAAAAGAATCATCAAGCGGTAGGAGAACAGAAAACTAGTGCTGCAGCAAAGAGTACTGATGATCAAGATAATTTGATGAACATTGAAAAAAGCAAGGTGGAGGGTGAAGTAACTGAGAATGGCAGCAACGCTAACGAGGCCAAGCCTTGA
- the LOC129870096 gene encoding methyl-CpG-binding domain-containing protein 10-like isoform X2, giving the protein MPRRSARITEKVKATQSPAESEPAKKRGRKSLSSKKDSKDKEVPKETEAAKDDDMEEAEKHEKDTAAMEAEKDVEKEQDENQNEPQDGESELVKKDEIQSSENDVVKENLDEGQIVDDKVEDAQVEKDVEMADNVGHSKDVEEAPVDKTADGPDATKINEEEKDVQVQEVEKIPTEEAHVEKDVKMADNDVEEEAPADKTAVGPEAAKINEEGKDVQIQEVEILPTEEAQVEQDVKMTDNIGHPDDVEDVPADKEADGPEATKINEGKDVQVQEAENKRTEEAQVEKDVNDVEEEKDVLVQEVENIPTEAEKFDSSAAEEKNHQAVGEQKTSAAAKSTDDQDNLMNIEKSKVEGEVTENGSNANEAKP; this is encoded by the coding sequence ATGCCAAGAAGATCCGCTAGGATCACTGAAAAGGTGAAGGCAACTCAATCTCCAGCAGAAAGTGAGCCTGCTAAGAAACGAGGCAGAAAGTCGTTGTCTTCGAAGAAGGATTCCAAAGACAAAGAAGTCCCTAAAGAAACTGAAGCAGCAAAGGATGATGACATGGAGGAAGCTGAAAAGCATGAGAAGGATACTGCAGCAATGGAAGCTGAGAAAGATGTTGAAAAAGAACAAGACGAGAACCAAAATGAACCTCAAGATGGAGAAAGTGAATTGGTGAAGAAAGATGAAATCCAATCTTCTGAGAATGATGTTGTGAAGGAGAACTTAGATGAAGGCCAAATTGTCGACGACAAAGTAGAAGATGCTCAAGTTGAGAAAGATGTTGAGATGGCTGATAACGTTGGACATTCTAAAGATGTTGAAGAGGCTCCTGTTGATAAAACAGCTGATGGTCCTGATGCTACTAAAATTAACGAGGAGGAAAAGGATGTACAGGTTCAAGAAGTAGAAAAGATACCTACTGAAGAAGCTCACGTCGAGAAGGACGTCAAAATGGCAGATAATGATGTTGAAGAGGAGGCCCCTGCTGATAAAACAGCTGTTGGTCCTGAAGCTGCTAAAATTAACGAGGAGGGAAAGGATGTACAGATTCAAGAAGTAGAAATATTACCTACCGAGGAAGCTCAGGTTGAGCAAGATGTCAAAATGACTGATAACATTGGACATCCCGACGATGTTGAAGATGTCCCTGCAGATAAAGAAGCTGATGGTCCTGAAGCTACTAAAATAAATGAGGGAAAGGATGTACAGGTTCAAGAAGCAGAAAACAAACGGACTGAAGAAGCTCAGGTTGAGAAAGATGTCAACGATGTTGAAGAGGAAAAGGATGTACTGGTTCAAGAAGTAGAAAACATTCCTACTGAAGCAGAAAAATTCGACTCTAGCGCTGCTGAGGAAAAGAATCATCAAGCGGTAGGAGAACAGAAAACTAGTGCTGCAGCAAAGAGTACTGATGATCAAGATAATTTGATGAACATTGAAAAAAGCAAGGTGGAGGGTGAAGTAACTGAGAATGGCAGCAACGCTAACGAGGCCAAGCCTTGA